The Brassica napus cultivar Da-Ae chromosome C7, Da-Ae, whole genome shotgun sequence genomic interval GGATGAGTTTGTCTACCAGTTCCAAAGCTTCTGTCAGTACAGAGCCAAGATGAAGAACAAAACAGAGCAGGAGATTGCATTGCTCAAACAGAACGACAAGGTATTAATtttcttgatttcttttttttttaaggttagCTTTCATCTGACTGCAACCACTATCCTCAGGCGTGGAATGTGTACGGCGTGCTCAACTTCTTGCAAGCGCTTGTGGAGAAGTCCACCATCATCCAGATTCTTGAGCAAGAGAAGGAAGGGCTCGAGCAGTTCACCGCCACCGACGGGTACGATTACAGCGGTGGAAGCAACGTGCTGAAGGTCCTTGGCTACTTCAGCATGGTCGGTCTTTTGCGCGTTCACTGCCTTCTAGGAGATTACCACACCGGTCTCAAGTGGCTGCAGCCCATTGACATCACTCAGCAAGGTGTTTACATCAGCGTCATTGGTTGCCATATCGCGACTATCTATCACTACGGATTCGCCAACCTCATGTTGAGAAGGTACGTGGATGCGGTCAGCGAGTTCAACAAGATCCTCCTCTACATCTACAAGACGAAGCAGTACCACCAGAAGTCGCCTCAGTACGAGCAGTTGCTGAAGAAGAACGAGCAGATGTACGCTTTGCTCGCGGTCTGCCTCTCCCTCTGCCCTCAGACGAAGCTCGTGGACGAGTCTGTCAACTCTCAGCTGCGGGAGAAGTACGGTGAGAAGATGATGAGGATGCAGAGGTGCGACGACGAGGAGTTTGGTATCTATGACGAGCTCTTCTCTTACGCGTGCCCCAAGTTCATCACCCCTTCAGCGCCGAGTTTCGAGGAGCCTCTTGTCAATTACAATCAGGTAGTAACTggatttttaaacaattatggAGAGGAGTTGTGTGTTTAAACAGGCTGTGTGTTGCTGTCTCTCAGGATGCATACAGGCTTCAGTTGAAGATGTTCCTTTATGAGGTGAAGCAGCAGCAGCTGTTGTCAGGAGTGAGGACGTTCCTTAAAGTTTACTCCTCCATCTCTCTTGCTAAGCTCGCTAACTACATGGAAGTTGATGAACCAACTCTAAGGTGAGTAAACATGTGCAGATTGGCTTTAACTAAAAGTGTTTTGTCTGACATGTACTAATTTGAACACACAGGACCATATTGTTAACATACAAGCACAAGACTCATTCAGTTGGTTCTGATGGGAAGGTCATCTCCAATGCAGACATTGATTTCTACATCAACAATGTAATGTTTTTCGTACTTTTTATCTTAATCTTATTTTCATTGGtgcttttagatttttagaagTAACTTTAAAGGtggtgtaaaaaaaaaaaaaatccaggaCATGATCTACGTTGTGGAATCAAAACCTGCAAAGCGTTATGGGGATTTCTTCTTGCGGCAGATTGCGAAGGTATTTCAAACTTAATCTAAGATGTGTGCAGAGTAGCAAACATGATAAGAATCcaactgatttttattttattctcatTGTGCAGCTTGAAGGTGTGATGAACGACATGGACCGCATCAAGCTGGAATGAGGAATTGTCTGTGTTACTTTCAGCTCTCTTTATCTAGTTAAACGGTGTTTTTTTGGTGTTATCCTC includes:
- the LOC106348766 gene encoding eukaryotic translation initiation factor 3 subunit L-like, which produces MTTTYDFEDTPSNYDDVQRQGGQDAVYDPNFVPDSVKSFVVHMYRHIREKNVYEIHQMCETSFQTLSERLFKDTPWPSVEAIAPYVDNDHVFCLLYREMWFRHLYARLSPTLKQRIDSYDNYCSLFQVVLHGVVNMQLPNQWLWDMVDEFVYQFQSFCQYRAKMKNKTEQEIALLKQNDKAWNVYGVLNFLQALVEKSTIIQILEQEKEGLEQFTATDGYDYSGGSNVLKVLGYFSMVGLLRVHCLLGDYHTGLKWLQPIDITQQGVYISVIGCHIATIYHYGFANLMLRRYVDAVSEFNKILLYIYKTKQYHQKSPQYEQLLKKNEQMYALLAVCLSLCPQTKLVDESVNSQLREKYGEKMMRMQRCDDEEFGIYDELFSYACPKFITPSAPSFEEPLVNYNQDAYRLQLKMFLYEVKQQQLLSGVRTFLKVYSSISLAKLANYMEVDEPTLRTILLTYKHKTHSVGSDGKVISNADIDFYINNDMIYVVESKPAKRYGDFFLRQIAKLEGVMNDMDRIKLE